A genomic region of Ovis canadensis isolate MfBH-ARS-UI-01 breed Bighorn chromosome 9, ARS-UI_OviCan_v2, whole genome shotgun sequence contains the following coding sequences:
- the RPS20 gene encoding small ribosomal subunit protein uS10: protein MAFKDTGKTPVEPEVAIHRIRITLTSRNVKSLEKVCADLIRGAKEKNLKVKGPVRMPTKTLRITTRKTPCGEGSKTWDRFQMRIHKRLIDLHSPSEIVKQITSISIEPGVEVEVTIADA from the exons ATG GCCTTTAAAGACACCGGCAAGACTCCCGTGGAGCCAGAGGTGGCCATTCACCGGATTAGGATCACCCTCACCAGCCGCAACGTGAAGTCTCTGGAGAAGG TGTGTGCTGACCTGATCAGAGGCGCGAAGGAAAAGAATCTCAAAGTGAAAGGACCAGTTCGGATGCCTACCAAG ACTCTGAGAATAACTACGAGGAAAACGCCTTGTGGTGAAGGTTCTAAGACTTGGGATCGATTCCAAATGAGGATCCACAAGCGACTCATTGACCTGCACAGCCCTTCTGAAATTGTCAAGCAGATCACTTCCATCAGTATTGAGCCGGGAGTCGAGGTGGAAGTCACCATTGCCGATGCCTAA